The stretch of DNA AATCCCATCCACGGATGATGCCCAAACGAGCACTAATCGGATTAATCTTTTGTCCCATGTTTTTTCTAATTAGTTTTTAGTTAGCACTGTTTTTACTGTCTACAACTAACGTTACGTGGTTTGAACGCTTTCTGATACGGTAACCGCGACCTTGAGGTGCAGGACGTAAACGTTTCAACTGACGGCCTCCGTCAACGAAAACAGTTTTTACATACAACTCAGCGTCTTCAATGCGAACACCTTCATTTTTTGCCGCCCAGTTAGCTACAGCAGATAATAAAAGTTTCTCAACTCTTACTGAAGCTTCCTTGGTGTTATATTTCAAAATATGTAAAGCATGTTCTACCTTTTGACCTCTGATCAGGTCAACTACCAAACGCATCTTACGAGGCGAGGTAGGGCAATCATTTAATTTTGCTACTGCTTCCATTTTTTATTATTTCTTTTTATCGCTTCCATGACCACGGAATGTACGTGTAGGAGCAAATTCACCTAATTTGTGTCCAACCATGTTTTCGGTTACGTACACAGGAATAAATTTATTACCGTTGTGTACTGCGAATGTATGACCTACGAAGTCTGGAGAGATCATTGATCTGCGAGACCAGGTCTTAATAACCGATTTTTTACCTGCTTCATTTTGAGAAAGCACTTTGCTTTCCAAGTGATGAGCGATATATGGACCTTTTTTAATTGAACGAGCCATTATTTTTTCCTTCTTTCAATAATGTAACGATTCGATGCTTTTTTCTTTTCGCGGGTTTTGAAACCTTTCGCTAATAAACCTTTGCGTGAGCGAGGGTGGCCTCCTGAGGCTCTACCTTCACCACCACCCATAGGGTGATCAACAGGGTTCATTGCAACACCACGTACGCGAGGACGTTTACCAACCCAACGATTACGACCAGCTTTACCTTTTCTTTCAAGCTGATGATCTGAGTTAGATACTGCGCCGATTGTAGCTAAACAAGTTAACAAAATCATACGAGTTTCTCCTGAAGGCATTTTGACAACGGCATATTTACCGTCACGAGCTGCCAACTGAGCATATGATCCTGCTGAACGAGCTAACGTTCCGCCTTGTCCAGGGTGTAATTCGATGTTATGAATTACTGAACCTAAAGGAATATTTTTTAATGGTAATGCATTACCGATTTCCGGTGCTGCACTCTCTCCCGATACAACTTTTTGTCCGGCTTTTAAGCCTTCAGGAGCGATAATATAACGTTTCTCACCATCAGCATAGTGCAATAATGCGATAAATGCTGTACGGTTAGGATCGTATTCAATTGAAGCTACTGTAGCAGGGATTTCAGCTTTATTACGCTTGAAATCAATGATACGATAGGCTTTTTTATGACCACCACCGATGTAGCGCATAGTCATTTTACCATCGTGGTTACGACCACCAGATTTTTTAATACTGGTTACCAGTGACTTTTCAGGTTTGTTGGTAGTGATTTCAGAGAAATCAGCACCAATTCTGAAACGAGTTCCTGGAGTAATTGGTTTATATCTTTTAATAGCCATTTCTCAAATCAATTAAACTGTTCCGTAAAAATCGATGGTTTCGCCTTTAGCTACTGTTACCACCGCTTTCTTGTATGACGGGGTTCTACCCACTACAAAGCCACGTTTTGTACCACGCGATTTAACTTTACCGCTATAACGCATTGTGTTTACTGATTCAACAGTAACACCGTACATTTTCTGAATGGCGTCTTTAATCTGTATTTTGTTGGCATTTTTGTCGACAACAAAAACGAAGCGATTTAACTTTTCAGTTAAGCCCGCAACTTTTTCTGTCAATACCGGTTTTTTTAAGATTTCCATTGTTACTGTTACTTAGCAAATGACTCTTCGATAGTTTTAACTGAACTCGTAGTAAGCAAAAGCTTCGAAGCATTCAATAAAGCGTAAGTGCTCAATTCAGAAGCGGTGATTACTTTTGCTTTCGGTAAATTACGGCTTGATAAGTAAACGTTTTTGTTAGCATCAGCAATAACTAATAAAGTTTTAGTGTTTGCTAATTTTAAACCGCTTACTAAGCTTGAGTAATTTTTAGTTTTAGGAGTATCGAAAGAAAAATCTTCTAAAACCACGATGTTACTTTCAATAGCTTTGTAAGTCAATGCTGACTGACGAGCTAAAGATTTGAGTTTTTTGTTTAGCTTAAAGCTATAGTCACGAGGTTGTGGACCAAAAATACGACCTCCACCACGGAACAACGGGTTTTTGATGCTACCTTTACGAGAACCACCGGTACCTTTTTGCTTATGAAGCTTGCGGGTAGAACCTGAGATTTCGTTACGTTGTTTCGATTTGTGAGTACCTTGACGTTGGTTAGCTAAATATTGCTTAACGTCTAAGTAAATAGCATGGTCATTAGGCTCGATGCCGAATATATTGTCAGCAAGAGTAACGGTCTTGCCTGTTTCTTTTCCTGTAATATCTACTACTTTTACTTCCATGGCTATTTCTCCAAAATTACATAAGAACCTTTAGCACCAGGAACTGATCCGCTGATAACTAATAAATTCTGCTCAGTGAACACTTTTAAAACTTGTAAGTTTTGAATTTTCACGCGGTTACCACCCATACGACCAGCCATACGCATACCTTTGAATACACGTGAAGGCCATGAAGATGCACCTAATGAACCAGGAGCTCTCAAACGGTTGTGCTGACCGTGAGTTTGGCCACCTACCCCTGAGAAACCATGACGTTTAACTACGCCTTGGAAACCTTTACCTTTTGAAGTACCTACAACTTCTACGTAGTCGCCTTCTGCGAAAAGGTCTACGGAAATTACTTCACCCAATGCTTTCTCTTCTTCAAAGTGCTTGAATTCCACCAGCTTACGCTTAGGAGAGGTATTAGCCTTTTTGAAGTGACCTAACAACTGTTTAGAAGTGTTTTTCTCCTTCTTCTCGTCGTAGGCCAACTGGATCGCTGAGTATCCGTCTTTTTCTAAAGTTTTTACTTGCGTAACTACGCAAGGACCAGCTTCGATAACTGTGCATGGAATGTTTTTTCCATCGGCACCGAAGATGCTGGTCATTCCAACTTTCTTACCTATAATACCAGACATTCTAAAAATTGATTAATTAATTAATTTTTCTCTCTCCTTTATTGCTTCTGCTTCACAAACTGCAAACATTTTGGTTTTTAGAATGTTACACTTCACGCGTTAAAGGACCGCAAAGGTAGAAAACTGTTATCTAATTTCAAAGAGTTAATCAATTAATTTTCAATATTTTTTATCATTCAAATAAGTCCACTTTCTGTTCTTGATTTTCATTCCTGAAAAATGAAAGTCCCGGATATTTCTACCCGGGACTTCGATCCCAAAATGAATGAATAGATAATTATTCAATTATTATTTTCATTATTTACCCATGCTAAACAATAATGAAATATCGTGAGCTCCTGTATTTAATCCGGTCTCTCTTCCTATACTAAAGTTATAGGCATATCCAACTTTTAAAAATTGATTATTCTTGCCAGTATTTAATTTAAACCTGATCATTGGTCGAAATGATGATTGACCATTCCCGTTTTCATCTGTTGTTACATTCTTAATTTCACTCAGATAACGGTAACCAATCCCTGCATCAATTCCTTCCGTTAATGTTGCCATAACATTGAGATCATATGCATTCATTCCTTTAAATGTTTTCATTATTAATAGGCCCGATTCAAGCTTATTGACATCATTAAGTCGAATCTCTCCCCCTCCTATTATATACATACTGATCTTCCTAAACATTGGAGGTATTTGATTTTCGAGATCTTGCTTATTGGTGTAAAAGGATAATATATTGTCAAAGGAAACCCCAACATAGTAGTTATTATTGAAGGTGGCACTAAGTCCATAGCGCGCATTCATTTTAGAGCTATAAATGTTTTGCTTTTCTAAAGGATCATTGGGATTTACTGTTGTTAGGTCGGCCAGATTAATTTGAAATTGCTGTAAACCCAAACTTAATCCTGACGATAAACCAACTTTTTCCGAAACCTGAAGATGATAGGCATAATTAATATATGCAGTAGTATAATGATCATTTCCAAATACCATACTCATAACATTTACTCCTATTCCTGATTTAATTTTAGATAGGTAGAAATTTCCTGCTGCATTAATATTATATGATTTACCCGGATTCTGACTTATTTCTTTTAGCTGGAAGTTCGCACTAGCAGCGATCAATCCACTGCTTCCTGAAAAAGCTGGATTAACATAGGTTTTATCAAATAAGTACTGGCTCCCTTGCATTTCCACTTGTGCAAAAGCCGGCATAGTAAAACTTAACAGTATTACTGTTATCCTTACTGTGCTATTATATATAGTTTTCATAATAATTTTTAAGGTTTAATAAATCAACAATCACCCATTCAAGTTTTGCTGATTTAGTTTTTAATAAACAATTGTTATATATCCCTTAAATACCTGTTCAACTCCATCCTTGCCTTTAACCTTAAGAATGTAGCCATATGAACCCATTGGTAAATTATCGCCAGTCCAATCATTCTGATAATTATCCTTCTTAAAAATCTGGTTATAGGCTTTATTAAAAATGATTAAGGTATTAGATGCATAAAACTCATTCACTCCAACAATTTCAAACAGATCATTTATGCCATCTCCATTTGGAGTAAACAAAGAAGGTATCAATAGCTTAGCACTATTTGATCGGTTATCAATCACCCTTAGTGATTGAGGTTTCAGTGAGTTATTACTAAGGTTTACATCATTATTAACAACTATATTTCCTTTACCGAGGTATGTATCACCTATCTTGTTCGCCTTCAACACTAGAATGATCTCCTGTTCAGCCTCTGCTTCTAATTTTGCCAGTTGAATCTCCATAACATTCTCGACATCGTTAAAAGAGGTATTAGCAAATGAAGACGATATGTAATTAATGCTTGCGTCAAGTGTATCTTTCAAGATTGCATTAACAGCTAGATCTTTACCTACATTTTTAATCCTAATGATGTAGTTAAAGTTTTCACCCTTATTTACTTCCGAAGATTCAACTATATTTTCCACCTTCAAATCTGCATTTCCTTCTAATACTAATATTACAGGATGGTCAATATTTCCGGTGATTTGATCTCCTTGCTGTTTTAGAGGTTCTTCTACTTTGGCTGTGTACTCTTTCTTTTCCACTTTATCATAAACCTTAATTTCCACTGTTTTGCCATCATCTGTTTTATCACCATTCACCGGAATAAATCCAACCGATTTTCCATCCGGCAGCACAACTTGGTTTACAATATTTACCAGTTTATTTTCTACATATACATAAGTTTCATAGCGGTTGTTGGTGTTGTTTATAATCTGTCCACCTTGATTTATCACCGAGGTAACCGACATGTTATTTTCATAATTAACCGTATTTACCGATGTATTTTGATAAACTGTACTGGTAACTGTTGTATTGTTATTATTGATGATCGTTGGCGCTGCTGGATTATAAACTGGGGCCGTCTGGATATTTCCTTGATCTTCGCCTGGATTTGGAGCATATGGAATAACTGGAATAGTAAAGGTGTCGGTTCCACTGTAAATCTTGTACCCTTTGCCTGGTCGTAAATATTTCAAACTACCCGACCATGTTTTGGTTACCGCATTATATTGAGCAAATTCCTCCTGACTAACTACCTTTAATCCGTCTGATGGGTTAAAATTTTTCAAGTATGTACCCAATTCCATATTTATAGCCATAGGATATCCTGTCCAGTTCCAACCTTTATTTAATACCACGTTGGCCGGTTGAGTCATGAAATTACCCAGCACTCGTAATGTATCAGGTTTAGCTACATAAATCATATAACTATTATATAAGTTGATTTTATCGAACGTTCCAACCCAACCTAATTTTGATGAATACTGACTGTATGTATTATTATTGCTGAGTGTTTTAATAATATCACCTTCTGTGGGCTTCAATGAGCTTAAAATCTTTTTCAAACTCATATCCGAGTTCTCCACATTTAATGAAATCCAGGTCCAACCTTTCTTTAAAGGAATTGTTTGAATTACGCCTTCCGGATGTAGAATGATGGGGTTTGTTAAATTACCTATTGTACCATTGGCCACAAAGGAAAGTAGTTCCTTGCCTTGATACTCAACTCCTGGGTAAGCATCCCAAAAACGAATAGTTAGCTCCTCTCCTGCTGTATTCGAATAAGCAGTAATATACGCGATGTATTTATTTGCATCGCTATCATATTCTATAGGTGCGATGCCTCTACATTCATTTCCTACGAAAACACCTATTTTGTCTCTAATGTCTTTTGAAGTAAGCGTATCAGTTTGATTAAGACTAAACTGGGCAGTCACGGCCATATTGTATTTGAACGCGGAAGGATTCACCGTCCAGACAGGGGGAGTTTTCGAAACATTTACTTTTACATACAGGAACTGTCTTTTACCATCAATTAATGCAATAACTGTATCTGCATAAGTTCCGGTATTAAGATTTTTGTTCAACTCAAAGTCGATGTTTTCCTGACCCTGTGCCACAATTTTGCTTGATTTAATTGTTGGACGCAGCCATTCGGGGTATTTAATTAATGAAAAGTTTTGGGGTGTGCCCGATTTGTTTATCAACTTAGCTCCAAAACTAGTTTGCTGGTTTTCTATTGCATTGATTGTAATGTTAGCGGGCGACCAATAAACAGGACTTAAATTGACTACAAAGCTCCAGCTTATGCTGTCTGCCACTTTATTTCCTATTACATCGGTTAAATTCTTAATGGTTGCAATCAGTTCAACATTTTCATAATCGTTAATTGCATTGGCGGGAATAGTCCTGATCTCAAAGTTTTTACCGTCACTTAAAAAAGTAGCAGGAATAAGCTGACCATTATCTTTACGCTTCAGTGTGACCTTCACCGGATTTGAAATATCTGCATACACGATATCTTTATTAAAGGTTATTCCGATAATATCGGCTACCGTTAATATTCCATTCTTCGGACTTGGTACACCAAATGCTACGGCCGACTTTCGATCTATTTTGCCCTTATACACTGGTGAATAATTTACATCCACACCCTGGCAAATAGCGATTGCTCTTAGCTCATAATTACCATCCGGCAATCCGCTAACATCGAATGTATAATCATAATACTTGTCTTTTAAATTAGCTTTAGGAACAGTAATAACAGTTTGCCATAATCCATTTTCATAATCAGTATTTATTTTGCGGTACTGCAAACCCACGGTGGTAAGTGGCGATGATTCTGAGGCATCATACTTACTAAAGGCAACAAATAATTGATTATTGTTTGACTGATTTACCACCCAATTATCTCCAGGCACAAAGAGATCAACATCACTGCATCTATTTTGGAAATAGGCGTTAAATTTAACTTTTGGTTTAGCTAGTGTATCAAATTCTGAAATATCATCTAAGGTGTTATCACAAGTTGAGAAAATTACCAATGTTAGATTTTCATAAGTGCTTGTTAACGGACCTCTATACACCTCAACAGGAAGTTTAAAGCTTTTGCCTGTTGGAATATAATAAGTAGCTGCCTTATTGGTTACATCCTGACCACCCACTAAAACTTTTGCTCCATCCAGATTAGATAATGGATCTAATTTAATGGCATACTCAACAGTTTCATCACTTTCGCTTCTGTTAGAAATTAGAATTTCAAATTTCGCAGGTTTATCAGAAGGAACATTTCGCTGTTCACTCACACCGGCAATTTGCATTGCAGGTAAATGCCTGAACTGCGTATTATTTTCATGAGGACAGCTTGAAGAGCCCGAAACGGTTTTAAAAACAGGGGTTCCATAAACCTGATCCTCTGCTAATCCTACTGAGAAGAAATCACCTATATCATTATCTTCTAAATGATAACTGGTTGTGGTGCTGGTGGTAGTACTGTTTTCCTTATTCTTGCTATGGTTAAACCTAAAAGTGACTAACCCTCCGGCATTAGTTTCATTTGCCTCACCTCCATGCATTGAAATACCTACTTTAACATATCCATTAAGGTAAACTGAAACTTCATCAAACGTTGTAGTATCAGCATCAATGCTTATCGTATTATCATAGATCGCACCAGAACTAAAAGAAATATTACCTCCAACAACACCCTTCACCCCATCAGGCAGTTTTCGATCCTTAGCATTTTTTCTGTTTGCTTCATTTTTTACTAAGGCGGACTTCCAGGCATCAATATTAGCTTTATACTCCAACTGCTGTTGGTTCATTTTCTCCAACACTTCATTACTAATACTGTTGTCTCCACTTTTCACTTTCTGGTAAGCTACATCATAATCTGATTTTGAAATACTATAAAGCGTACTCAGTTGTGCCAGTAAAGTATTTTTAATATGTTTCTCGGTGTATAAGAAAGTGGTATTGAAACCATCATTATTTACAGCTAATGAGGTATCTCTATCCATATCTTGTTTGGATTCATTGTAGTATAACTTATCCGTTAAAGCATAAGTCATATTAAGAGAGGCACCCACATATAAATCACCTTCATTGCCAACCAATGTTTCCTCTCCTGAAGTAGAGAAATCTTCCGTAAACGTAATTGTTCTATTAGTAGTAGTGCCTGAGTTTTTGTCGGCCCCCGCTTCTACTTCACTCTGTATCTGTATAGCTGCTCCTATTTTACCAATAATAGGTAACACCACCCCTTTACCAGTTTTTACATCAGCATAAGCTCCTCCCCCTGCTCCACCGCCATACTGAGTAGTGCTTGTGGTTGAAATGGTTGTCCCTTTAGATATTTTTGAAAAGGATTTATCTCCCGGAGGATCATGTAATACAAAGAATGGTATTTCAGGAGTTTTTGTAACAAAAGTTTCTCGTCGGGGTCTTTCACCTTCAACAACAGCTTTTACAATAACACTTGTTTGTCGGCCTCCAACCTTACCTACAAATTGAATTGATTTTTCATAAGGAGCTTCTAATACAGGTTGTCCGACTTTGACAAAGTACTTTACAAACCCAGAATCCATTTTTAACTCCTGGCGATCAGTACTATCAGAAATAGCATCATAAATATATACGGTACCGGTATCAAGTGCACAATTGTATTGAACGCCATCATACTCATAAGTTTCTCTTATTTTAATGTTTACCGGGTACTTATCATTTTGAGCCACTAAAAATTTATCCTGACCAGTTGGCCTGAATTTCTTTTTCTCAGAGAAGATGTCATTACCGTTATTTAATAGAACCTCAAGGTCTTTATGATAAATAAAATCAGCTTGTCTAATTACTGCTTTTCCATCAATGGTATCTCTTTTTCCTAAATCTGCACTTTGTACATTGTACTCACGTGTAAAATATTCAAGCTTATTGCTATTAATCCCATTGAGCTCCCTTACCTCTACTACCTGAACATTAAACTGGGTTGCAGGTAAAATTAAAGAGGTTATGCCCGGTTCCTTTTGGCCGAATGTAGTTCCTCTCGAAAAGGCTTTTGAACTAATCTTAATGGGTTTTCCATAAATCAGCTTATCTCCTGTAGGTGTTACACCAGCAACTGCGGAAGTCAACTTTACCAACGCATACTCACCAATAAAGGCATCACAACTTGCTGCTACATGTATATTTAAGGTATCTGTTGTTAAATCTTCAAAGTCAACTCCATTAACCAAACTATAAACGCTTACTCTTTTACTGCTTACTATTTCTCCAACTGCTTTTATAGTATGATTCTTAAACTTTGCTTCAACTGTATAAACACCTCCATTTATAATTGTAGTGCTATAGCTACCATCAGGACTGGTTTTTGTTTGCGTATTTTTACCATCTACCCATATTTCTGCATCCTTCAATGGAAGTTTAATACTTACTCCATTTGAATCTATCAAACTCGAAAAATAAACCTTTCCACTAATTGCAAAGGAAGCTGTGTCAGAGAAATTTACCTGGCTTTGATTAAAGTTATCAATATCTAGTTTACGAATTAGGCTGTCCGGATCAAACCGAGGCTTATCGTAACCAGGCATTTTAGGTTTTACAATATATTCAGCAGATGCTGCAAAAAAGATATTGCTAATTTCATAATAGCCATCAGCCCCTGATGTTGTTGTATAAGAATAGGTTTGAGCTGTTTCTTTATCAGACAAGTTGGTTTTAGAGGTTACTGTAATTTCTACTCCTGGTACACCACCATTAGTCTTTCCTTTAACATAACCGCTTATTTTCCCTTTGGGTAAACTTCTCCCCTTGGCAATATTGGATGTCCAGTTGTTAACATCAATTGCTGGTGTATTAGGATCTTCATCCTCAATTAAACCCAAGCGATAGGAATAATACATGCCTGGCATAACATCCGGATCATTATAAGTTTTTGTTGTTTTAGTAAGCTCAGTTATTACTTCACCATCCCTAAAAATAGCAATGCGCTCTAATCCCTTAATACTACTTAGCGTTGGCCATGTTAACTTTATTCTACCAACATCTGTTTGGGTTGCCGTTAACTGAAATGATTGGGAAGAGATTGTTGTAGAAACAGCATCTGAAACATCTCTAATCCAATCTCCGGGAGCATTAGGACCAACAATTGTTTGAACCGTATAAGAATAACCCATCCCTGGCAAAATCCCGGTGTCAACAAACTCAACAGATCCACCACTCGCTCTGGCAATCTCGGTTCCATTACGCTTAATGAGGTATTGGATGTTATTGTTATCGATAGACGTACCTTTATTCCAAGTCAGTTTAACGGAATAATTTGGTGAAGTTTGAAAGGAAGCTAACAGGTTGACTGGCGCTTTGATTTTAGCGGTTGTTCCCGAAAAAGATGAATACCCCCAATGCAAATTACAACCGGTAGAGTTACTTCCGGTTTCGTATTTGAAAACGATTGTATACGGCATACTTGGGCCTAATTGTATAGCCCCGTTTCCGGCTCCGGCAGAAGCAGAACTTAATGAACCACTATCAAAACCGGCCCATCCGGGAGACGTTCCAGACCAAGTTTTCAAAATGTGACTGTTCTCACTATCTACATTATCACACCACACCTTACCGTCGGTATCGTAACGCGCAAAGCCCCACCAGTTGAAGTGAAAATATTGATCATCTACAGAGCTCGACATTTTACCCTGAATATTCAGGTCACCTTGAGCTAATGTTTTCTGATTTGTTGCGAAAAGCAGTAACATAAGTAAAGGAAGAAAACGAAATAGTCGCTTCCTTAATTGAAACCGTTTAAGGCAATTACAATTTTTAAGTAAATGTGCAATCATAGTTTAAGTGGTGAATGATTTAGATTGAATAGTATATAGAACCACCAACAAGGCCTATAAACCAAACCCAAACCTAATCATCACTACTTCTTAACTATTAACAATGTATGTGAAAGGAATACTTTAGCATGTGAACAGCAAAATTATTGCTGTAAAGAATAATGATTAACCTTACTTTTTAAGTATCTTATAGAGAGGAATGATTAACGAAAATCAAAACATTTGAAAAATTCATCTTTATAATTTCTACCTAATGGAACCTCATTTTTCCCAATATTTAAGAAGACATCATTAAATGTGGTTAAATGATCGAGATTTACTGCATAGGATCGATGGACACGAATAAGTCCGGGCATTTCAAGTTTCTCAAGAATAGCATTTAATGATAAACGAAGCGAATATTGCTTATCGACAGTATATATATTGGTGTAGTTATTTTCAGCTTCCAGATAGTATATGTCTTCGAGTTTAATCTTTAAAAAACGATAATTCTGTTTAATAAAAACATGTCCATTAAAATGCAAGATAGATTCTTTCCCGCTCTGCTCCTTTTCTTTGCCTTGCAGCGTAAAAACAGGAGTTGAATCCACCTCTTTCCGAACTGCAAAATTATTGAGAGCCATCTCAATTGCTATTCTCAGGTTTGCAATTTGAAAAGGTTTTACCAAATAGGCTGATGGGAAGGTTTCCTTAGCTCGCTCAATAGTCGCTGCATCCGTAAATGCAGTTAAATAAATAAACGGAACTTCTCGCATTGATAAAATTCTCTTTATTGTTTCGATGCCGTCACAATCACCTTTAATACTCACATCCATTAATAAAAGGTCAACCGCATTATTTTTGAATATTGATAATGCTTCATCTGCATTATCGGCAACTCCGGCAATTGTAAAGCCCTCCAACAATAGTTTCTCTTCCAAATCCATCGCAAGAATGGCCTCGTCTTCCACTATCATTACATTAATATTGTCTTTCATAAGAATGATAAATGAGGAGAGCTTAATAGAAATAAATGATATTTAAATATTTTTACAATTGCGAAAATAAATA from Solitalea canadensis DSM 3403 encodes:
- the rplV gene encoding 50S ribosomal protein L22: MEAVAKLNDCPTSPRKMRLVVDLIRGQKVEHALHILKYNTKEASVRVEKLLLSAVANWAAKNEGVRIEDAELYVKTVFVDGGRQLKRLRPAPQGRGYRIRKRSNHVTLVVDSKNSAN
- the rpsS gene encoding 30S ribosomal protein S19 gives rise to the protein MARSIKKGPYIAHHLESKVLSQNEAGKKSVIKTWSRRSMISPDFVGHTFAVHNGNKFIPVYVTENMVGHKLGEFAPTRTFRGHGSDKKK
- the rplB gene encoding 50S ribosomal protein L2; translated protein: MAIKRYKPITPGTRFRIGADFSEITTNKPEKSLVTSIKKSGGRNHDGKMTMRYIGGGHKKAYRIIDFKRNKAEIPATVASIEYDPNRTAFIALLHYADGEKRYIIAPEGLKAGQKVVSGESAAPEIGNALPLKNIPLGSVIHNIELHPGQGGTLARSAGSYAQLAARDGKYAVVKMPSGETRMILLTCLATIGAVSNSDHQLERKGKAGRNRWVGKRPRVRGVAMNPVDHPMGGGEGRASGGHPRSRKGLLAKGFKTREKKKASNRYIIERRKK
- the rplW gene encoding 50S ribosomal protein L23 encodes the protein MEILKKPVLTEKVAGLTEKLNRFVFVVDKNANKIQIKDAIQKMYGVTVESVNTMRYSGKVKSRGTKRGFVVGRTPSYKKAVVTVAKGETIDFYGTV
- the rplD gene encoding 50S ribosomal protein L4, producing MEVKVVDITGKETGKTVTLADNIFGIEPNDHAIYLDVKQYLANQRQGTHKSKQRNEISGSTRKLHKQKGTGGSRKGSIKNPLFRGGGRIFGPQPRDYSFKLNKKLKSLARQSALTYKAIESNIVVLEDFSFDTPKTKNYSSLVSGLKLANTKTLLVIADANKNVYLSSRNLPKAKVITASELSTYALLNASKLLLTTSSVKTIEESFAK
- the rplC gene encoding 50S ribosomal protein L3, whose amino-acid sequence is MSGIIGKKVGMTSIFGADGKNIPCTVIEAGPCVVTQVKTLEKDGYSAIQLAYDEKKEKNTSKQLLGHFKKANTSPKRKLVEFKHFEEEKALGEVISVDLFAEGDYVEVVGTSKGKGFQGVVKRHGFSGVGGQTHGQHNRLRAPGSLGASSWPSRVFKGMRMAGRMGGNRVKIQNLQVLKVFTEQNLLVISGSVPGAKGSYVILEK
- a CDS encoding PorP/SprF family type IX secretion system membrane protein, coding for MKTIYNSTVRITVILLSFTMPAFAQVEMQGSQYLFDKTYVNPAFSGSSGLIAASANFQLKEISQNPGKSYNINAAGNFYLSKIKSGIGVNVMSMVFGNDHYTTAYINYAYHLQVSEKVGLSSGLSLGLQQFQINLADLTTVNPNDPLEKQNIYSSKMNARYGLSATFNNNYYVGVSFDNILSFYTNKQDLENQIPPMFRKISMYIIGGGEIRLNDVNKLESGLLIMKTFKGMNAYDLNVMATLTEGIDAGIGYRYLSEIKNVTTDENGNGQSSFRPMIRFKLNTGKNNQFLKVGYAYNFSIGRETGLNTGAHDISLLFSMGK